From a single Fusarium fujikuroi IMI 58289 draft genome, chromosome FFUJ_chr03 genomic region:
- a CDS encoding probable glycerol-3-phosphate phosphatase (glycerol-1-phosphatase): MGSTPDYTLPPQELAFDGFLFDMDGTIIDSTDAVVKHWETIGNEIGVAPEVILETSHGRRSIDILKILAPEKANWDYVRDMEGRLPKYHGHEAVEIPGARSMLEALIARSSPWAIVTSGTIPLVTGWLRARDLPTPPSNHLVTAESVENGKPDPACYRLGRERLGLQAEDAQVLVLEDSPAGIRAGKAAGCKVLGLVTSHTVEQVIAAEPDWVVRDLSSVKVLRSEGGKVTIEISNALRI; the protein is encoded by the exons ATGGGATCAACTCCGGACTACACCCTGCCCCCGCAGGAGCTTGCATTTGACGGGTTTCTCTTCGATATGGATGGTACCATCATCGACTCCACGGACGCAGTAGTGAAGCACTGGGAGAC AATTGGGAATGAGATAGGCGTTGCCCCCGAAGTTATCCTTGAGACTTCTCATGGGCGAAGAAGCATCGACATACTCAAGATTCTCGCACCTGAAAAGGCGAACTGGGATT ATGTACGTGACATGGAAGGACGTCTACCCAAGTACCACGGCCACGAGGCTGTCGAGATACCTGGCGCCCGTTCCATGCTAGAAGCACTTATCGCCAGATCTAGCCCATGGGCGATCGTCACCTCGGGCACCATCCCTCTCGTCACCGGATGGCTGCGTGCTCGAGACCTGCCCACACCGCCGTCGAATCACCTCGTCACGGCAGAGTCCGTCGAGAATGGTAAACCTGACCCCGCCTGCTACCGCCTCGGCCGTGAGCGTCTCGGTCTGCAGGCGGAGGACGCCCaggtcctcgtcctcgaggACAGCCCAGCAGGGATCCGCGCAGGGAAAGCAGCAGGCTGCAAAGTTCTCGGCCTGGTAACTAGCCATACCGTTGAGCAGGTCATCGCTGCAGAACCAGACTGGGTCGTTCGAGACCTCTCTTCAGTCAAGGTACTTCGGAGCGAGGGCGGAAAGGTGACTATCGAGATTTCAAATGCGCTCCgaatataa
- a CDS encoding related to Kel2p and Kel1p, whose amino-acid sequence MAKDKKKNADAKKAKKAEKAAKQANKGEKKAKNKAAKVEGSDAEDVDLDEVLEEYRRQQEQFLKITETVIDAPPRARAASTLMASPHDSNTLLLFGGEYFNGSLAQFFNDLNIYNINRDEWRCVTSPNAPLPRSGHAWTRAGNPNHVYLFGGEFSSPKQGTFHHYSDFWRLEPATREWTKIESKGKDKSPSARSGHRMTYWKQYIILFGGFQDTSNQTKYLSDLWIFDTVNFMWHSPQLPPAQLKPDARSSFTLLPHEQGAVLYGGYSRVKATVNVKQKGNKGPSQAQRNVLIPKVHEDCFFLRILQPATDANPNTPPVVRWEKRKKPANAPNPTRAGATMAWHKGRGILFGGVHDVEASEEGMDSEFFNQLFAWNIERNRFMPLGLRKPRQQKKNAAEPRGGRRGRAQANEDELLRQLAALETGASLDDADEIELAKKEEERDDDKPAREMPVTMESPHVRFNAQLAIQDDVLYIYGGTFEKGDREFTFDDLYAIDLGKLDGCKEIFSRPVEDWIESDDEDDDDDEDDEDEEDEDEEETGQQLYTPSKRKKKQDEVSEASEASSDPSSEPSTPSEDDETETAATSVDDGLPHPRPFESRREFFVRTSAEWQEILMTSLRWKNIQPETLAIKEIKAKAFELSEEKWWDCREEILALEEEQEAAGIQEVVSLAERGDAVSGGGARRR is encoded by the exons atggccaaagataaaaagaagaacgcTGACgccaaaaaggcaaaaaag GCTGAGAAAGCAGCCAAGCAGGCCAATAAGGGTGaaaagaaggccaagaataAGGCCGCCAAGGTCGAAGGAAGTGATGCCgaagatgttgatcttgatgaggtGCTGGAAGAGTACCGAAGACAACAGGAGcagttcctcaagatcacTGAGACAGTAATTGATGCACCTCCGAGAGCGAGAGCTGCCTCAACGTTGATGGCTTCACCTCATGATAGCAATACTTTACTACTCTTTGGCGGTGAATACTTCAATGGCTCTCTCGCTCAGTTCTTCAACGATCTCAATATCTACAACATTAACAGAGATGAGTGGCGATGTGTAACTTCACCCAACGCTCCACTCCCACGATCTGGTCATGCTTGGACCAGAGCTGGAAACCCGAACCACGTCTATCTCTTTGGCGGGGAGTTCTCCTCGCCAAAGCAGGGCACATTTCACCACTACTCGGACTTCTGGAGGCTGGAGCCTGCAACGAGGGAGTGGACCAAGATTGAGAGCAAGGGTAAGGACAAGAGCCCTTCAGCTCGAAGTGGTCATCGGATGACGTACTGGAAGCAGTACATTATCCTCTTTGGTGGTTTCCAAGACACTTCAAATCAGACAAAGTACCTATCAGATCTTTGGATCTTTGATACTGTTAACTTTATGTGGCATTCTCCTCAGCTGCCTCCTGCCCAGCTCAAGCCAGACGCTCGCTCATCTTTCACTCTGCTACCCCATGAACAAGGTGCGGTTCTCTACGGAGGTTACTCACGTGTTAAGGCGACTGTCAACGTCAAGCAAAAGGGCAACAAGGGACCTAGCCAGGCTCAGCGAAATGTTCTTATTCCCAAGGTTCATGAAgactgcttcttcctcagaaTCTTGCAACCTGCCACAGACGCCAATCCCAACACTCCCCCGGTCGTTCGCTGGGAAAAGCGAAAGAAGCCTGCCAATGCCCCCAACCCTACACGTGCTGGTGCGACAATGGCCTGGCACAAGGGCCGCGGTATTCTCTTTGGGGGAGTGCACGACGTTGAGGCTAGTGAGGAGGGTATGGATAGTGAGTTCTTCAACCAGCTTTTCGCTTGGAACATTGAACGAAATCGATTCATGCCGTTGGGCCTACGAAAGCCTCGtcaacagaagaagaatgctgcTGAGCCCCGAGGCGGGCGTCGTGGTCGGGCTCAAGCAAATGAAGACGAGCTTCTGAGGCAGCTTGCTGCTTTGGAGACTGGAGCTTCTCTGGATGACGCTGATGAGATCGAgctcgccaagaaggaagaggaaagagaCGACGACAAGCCAGCAAGAGAAATGCCAGTAACCATGGAATCCCCACATGTAAGATTTAATGCTCAACTGGCCATTCAAGACGATGTTCTCTATATCTATGGCGGAACATTTGAGAAGGGAGACCGGGAGTTCACATTTGATGATCTCTATGCCATCGATCTTGGAAAACTAGATGGTTGTAAGGAGATCTTTAGTCGACCCGTCGAAGACTGGATC GAGtctgatgacgaggacgatgacgatgacgaggatgacgaggatgaagaagacgaggacgaggaagaaacGGGTCAGCAACTCTACACACCCAgtaagagaaagaagaagcaagatgaGGTTTCTGAGGCTTCTGAGGCTTCGTCAGATCCTTCATCGGAGCCTTCAACGCCCtcagaagacgatgagactgagactgcaGCCACTTCTGTGGACGACGGGCTACCGCATCCTAGA CCTTTCGAGAGTCGGCGAGAGTTCTTCGTCCGTACATCAGCTGAGTGGCAAGAGATTCTGATGACGAGCCTCCGTTGGAAGAACATCCAGCCCGAGACACTAGCTATCAAGGAGATCAAAGCTAAGGCCTTTGAGCTTAGTGAGGAGAAGTGGTGGGATTGCCGTGAGGAAATTCTGGCTCTGGAGGAGGAACAGGAGGCTGCTGGTATTCAGGAGGTAGTAAGCTTAGCGGAGAGAGGAGATGCTGTGTCTGGTGGTGGCGCGAGAAGGAGGTAG